The Portunus trituberculatus isolate SZX2019 chromosome 19, ASM1759143v1, whole genome shotgun sequence genome contains a region encoding:
- the LOC123506263 gene encoding uncharacterized protein LOC123506263 isoform X1 translates to MLLSSVNRKKTGGGVPDVKPLTSVEEAMLPLIKDVQVSGVPGLRDPHPASDDEEDLAAGDIDVTLPSRPALPRPSGTQNLQISSPPEPLSPDTDTEGVVEIASEPAPPQADDHQYSQPPQAGRNQRGSSRREGTLAPEMLQVHEDIRNSLSDLTECITTYLPGIATSLNELASRRLV, encoded by the exons ATGCTGCTCTCAAGtgtcaacaggaaaaaaactG GTGGCGGAGTGCCTGATGTAAAACCCCTGACCAGTGTTGAAGAGGCAATGCTTCCGTTAATAAAAGATGTCCAAGTATCTGGTGTTCCTGGACTTCGTGACCCTCATCCTGCCA gtgatgatgaagaggacttGGCAGCAGGTGACATAGATGTTACACTACCATCAAGGCCAGCCTTACCAAGACCCAGTGGCACCCAAAACCTCCAAATCTCATCACCTCCAGAGCCTCTGTCACCAGACACTGACACAGAGGGAGTAGTGGAGATAGCATCTGAACCTGCTCCACCACAAGCTGATGATCATCAATACAGCCAACCTCCTCAGGCTGGTAGAAATCAGAGAGGCTCATCACGTCGTGAGGGTACACTGGCTCCAGAAATGCTTCAAGTTCACGAGGACATAAGAAACTCCTTGTCTGATTTGACTGAATGCATTACTACATATTTGCCAGGAATAGCAACATCTTTGAATGAATTGGCATCTCGCAGACTTGTTTAG
- the LOC123506263 gene encoding uncharacterized protein LOC123506263 isoform X2 — MLPLIKDVQVSGVPGLRDPHPASDDEEDLAAGDIDVTLPSRPALPRPSGTQNLQISSPPEPLSPDTDTEGVVEIASEPAPPQADDHQYSQPPQAGRNQRGSSRREGTLAPEMLQVHEDIRNSLSDLTECITTYLPGIATSLNELASRRLV; from the exons ATGCTTCCGTTAATAAAAGATGTCCAAGTATCTGGTGTTCCTGGACTTCGTGACCCTCATCCTGCCA gtgatgatgaagaggacttGGCAGCAGGTGACATAGATGTTACACTACCATCAAGGCCAGCCTTACCAAGACCCAGTGGCACCCAAAACCTCCAAATCTCATCACCTCCAGAGCCTCTGTCACCAGACACTGACACAGAGGGAGTAGTGGAGATAGCATCTGAACCTGCTCCACCACAAGCTGATGATCATCAATACAGCCAACCTCCTCAGGCTGGTAGAAATCAGAGAGGCTCATCACGTCGTGAGGGTACACTGGCTCCAGAAATGCTTCAAGTTCACGAGGACATAAGAAACTCCTTGTCTGATTTGACTGAATGCATTACTACATATTTGCCAGGAATAGCAACATCTTTGAATGAATTGGCATCTCGCAGACTTGTTTAG